From Vigna unguiculata cultivar IT97K-499-35 chromosome 5, ASM411807v1, whole genome shotgun sequence, the proteins below share one genomic window:
- the LOC114186134 gene encoding transcription factor MYB15-like translates to MVKNTNSEKSGLRKGTWTPEEDKKLIAYVTRYGHWNWNLLPQFAGLERCGKSCRLRWLNYLRPNIKRGNYTKEEEETIIKLLQSLGNRWSAIAAQLPGRTDNEIKNYWHTNLKKRYQPLKPQVSHSKDQSQPEQVPNPSNNTAPTSQSTDSCTASSSSTSTSTSSSLLSITTGTKEKKFDTISEDDDFSFVDAYQLEPVNESFLLEPYMVDTSCLSSDILVPEPDYFSPVSDIELWSHSNEYYA, encoded by the exons ATGGTGAAAAACACTAATTCTGAAAAAAGTGGCCTTAGGAAAGGAACATGGACCCCAGAGGAAGATAAAAAATTGATCGCTTATGTTACCAGATACGGTCACTGGAATTGGAACCTACTCCCCCAGTTTGCAG GTCTTGAGAGGTGTGGAAAAAGTTGCAGGCTAAGGTGGCTGAATTACTTAAGACCAAATATCAAAAGAGGAAACTACActaaagaagaagaggaaacCATTATCAAACTTCTCCAAAGTCTCGGTAACAG ATGGTCTGCCATAGCTGCTCAGTTGCCAGGAAGAACAGACaatgaaataaagaattattGGCACACCAATCTCAAGAAACGATATCAACCTCTCAAACCTCAAGTTTCCCACTCAAAGGATCAATCACAACCTGAACAAGTACCAAACCCTAGCAATAATACTGCACCAACTTCTCAGTCCACCGATTCATGCAcagcatcatcatcatcaacatcaaCATCAACATCCTCGTCCCTACTCTCTATAACTACTGGtaccaaagaaaaaaagtttgatacaaTTTCTGAGGATGACGATTTTTCGTTTGTGGATGCATACCAACTAGAGCCTGTGAACGAAAGCTTCTTGTTGGAACCATATATGGTTGACACATCGTGCCTTTCTTCTGATATTTTGGTGCCTGAACCCGATTACTTCAGCCCTGTTTCTGACATAGAACTTTGGAGTCACAGTAATGAATACTATGCGTGA